In one window of Brassica rapa cultivar Chiifu-401-42 chromosome A07, CAAS_Brap_v3.01, whole genome shotgun sequence DNA:
- the LOC103833972 gene encoding uncharacterized protein LOC103833972: MTKRKAKKKPTATPEPDSPQDASGSFQPDLRLPPRLFATDRFPTKRLNIYSSPEILPFLRHVLRDTKEFQIIRESCFGKLFDIPARQCPVSAKLIHSFLTRQLICLPKNTLWSVFGGNPLRYGLQEFGTVTGLNCSSFPEGYHPDTAKSVVAGKDEVWKRLFGKKTMVTIAELCLMLEEDKKMDHWKKIHIALFIIVDGVLIAHKQPARTTPRYVKMLKNLKTFFAFRWGRKSFVKTISCMKPPKPSLKNSNDPVSWLVRKLKQDSFRLQGFPLTFQLVAFRAIPQLLSFIPAQPDQRTLMDLEDGYLPQHKSIDSISIRRVEFSSDLAVSPIIPIESQPQSGWGEWPNDPKDDCVIYMEQLIADQFTFNKGMWPAGVTTEPLLNKPKARGHRKGMFPTRVKQSLKPKKVIKKETSSRKQRRICSYFTRSSVASFTNEQLSEMDAPDTSHHQHQPDQAPPLDDDHPTDKDVDAMETDEQPSSQSPIISQYAVYLQRQASVSLNTPLQMTPNDSRPRTPTPFSFPGRVETIHTPTVHGLSDHNHTPIHTSPDHNPDSEMIPPDENTTNTIPEDDIQTTPAPEEPNQPIVPPHPHRHPNSPEIHHILCHGLRIYDPISPDPPLSNPPIFDSTIGPSSAPDIPLRLSPLPFTPLTSAAKRNDSGLGFLSHTATPNAFAATALTSPPVIGRPTIVPSPADESQGDDEAVIDLTQTKDPLRHVPCMEENHLAKELFSSPLVPAIALISPLPQMEWDLFEKILKTNINVYHTTRFEFEFSNKSLLQLAEPKQWTTTYQMELLVHMLSARHSDILQREHAAFAPPFLAKIIQDNHVDFSKSRKKNTFVWDANLVDIVLLPGQKWMEDVHTIYTPMLWNDSHWVGLAINLDLGLVEILDHIPSLYGVRRVAKFMKPLVDSLPYVVKKVAMCEHTQFRGLKPFMWKRIPDLYTNTRYGDCGPVSMKFLEMHAHGDPPPQMSSITDCIVDNIRKQYAMDIYKTIVLPSYYAARFTDA; encoded by the exons ATGACGAAAAGGAAGGCCAAGAAGAAACCCACGGCGACACCGGAACCGGATTCACCGCAAGACGCTTCAG GATCTTTTCAACCAGATCTACGTCTCCCGCCACGATTATTTGCGACAGATCGATTCCCAACAAAGCGTCTTAACATCTACTCCTCACCGGAGATCCTCCCCTTCCTTCGTCATGTTCTTAGAGACACCAAGGAGTTCCAAATAATTCGAGAGTCTTGTTTCGGAAAGCTTTTCGACATACCAGCCCGTCAATGTCCAGTATCTGCTAAGCTAATTCACTCGTTTCTCACTCGCCAGCTTATCTGTCTACCCAAAAATACGCTTTGGTCTGTTTTTGGTGGGAACCCTCTCCGCTATGGTCTTCAAGAGTTTGGGACTGTAACTGGTCTGAATTGCTCCTCTTTCCCTGAAGGATATCACCCCGACACCGCAAAGTCAGTTGTTGCGGGAAAAGACGAAGTCTGGAAGAGACTGTTTGGGAAGAAGACGATGGTAACGATTGCCGAACTTTGTCTGATGCTTGAAGAGGATAAGAAGATGGATCATTGGAAGAAGATACATATAGCTTTATTCATCATTGTCGACGGTGTTCTCATTGCTCACAAACAACCAGCACGCACCACTCCTCGATATGTCAAGATGCTTAAAAATCTCAAAACTTTCTTTGCCTTTCGTTGGGGCAGAAAATCATTCGTGAAGACCATCTCATGCATGAAACCACCCAAACCGTCTCTCAAAAACAGCAACGATCCTGTTTCTTGGCTTGTTCGAAAGCTCAAACAAGACTCTTTCAGACTTCAAGGCTTCCCTTTGACATTTCAATTGGTGGCATTTCGCGCCATCCCCCAGCTATTATCTTTCATTCCTGCTCAACCCGACCAGCGCACACTCATGGACTTAGAAGATGGTTATCTACCACAACACAAATCTATCGATTCTATCAGTATCCGCCGTGTTGAATTCTCCTCGGAT CTTGCTGTCTCACCGATTATACCTATTGAAAGCCAACCGCAGTCTGGCTGGGGAGAGTGGCCCAACGACCCCAAGGATGACTGTGTAATATACATGGAACAATTGATAGCTGATCAGTTCACTTTCAACAAAGGGATGTGGCCAGCTGGTGTCACAACCGAGCCTTTGCTAAATAAGCCTAAAGCTCGTGGTCATCGAAAGGGCATGTTTCCGACTCGGGTTAAGCAATCTCTCAAACCAAAGAAGGTCATCAAGAAGGAGACGTCCTCAAGGAAGCAAAGGCGCATCTGTTCGTACTTTACACGTTCAAGTGTCGCCAGTTTCACCAACGAACAGCTCTCGGAAATG gaTGCTCCCGACACATCTCACCATCAACATCAGCCTGATCAGGCACCACCACTCGATGATGATCATCCAACTGATAAG GATGTGGATGCAATGGAGACAGATGAGCAACCATCCAGCCAGTCACCTATCATAAGTCAGTATGCAGTTTATCTACAACGTCAGGCTTCTGTAAGCCTGAACACTCCTCTTCAAATGACTCCAAACGACTCGCGCCCACGCACCCCTACTCCTTTCAGCTTCCCTGGTCGTGTGGAAACCATCCACACACCAACTGTCCACGGCCTTTCCGACCACAACCACACCCCCATCCACACATCCCCTGACCACAACCCAGACTCTGAGATGATCCCTCCTGACGAGAATACCACCAACACGATTCCTGAGGACGACATCCAGACAACTCCTGCTCCGGAGGAACCTAACCAGCCCATCGTTCCACCTCATCCTCACAGACACCCCAACAGCCCCGAGATTCATCACATTCTATGTCATGGTCTCAGGATATATGATCCCATCTCCCCAGACCCACCTCTTTCCAACCCACCAATATTCGACTCTACAATTGGTCCATCTTCTGCGCCAGATATTCCGTTACGATTGTCACCACTGCCTTTTACACCACTTACCTCAGCGGCTAAGCGTAATGATAGTGGTTTAGGTTTCCTCTCTCACACAGCCACACCCAATGCTTTTGCAGCCACAGCTTTAACCTCTCCACCAGTGATAGGACGTCCAACAATCGTACCTTCACCAGCTGATGAG TCTCAGGGTGATGATGAGGCAGTTATCGACCTCACACAGACAAAAGACCCCCTGAGGCACGTTCCATGTATGGAAGAGAACCATCTGGCCAAAGAATTATTCAGTTCTCCACTTGTTCCTGCTATAGCCCTCATCAGCCCACTCCCACAGATGGAATGGGACCTGTTTGAGAAAATTCTTAAAACAAACATTAACGT ATACCATACTACCCGGTTTGAATTTGAATTTTCCAACAAATCTCTTCTCCAATTAGCAGAACCAAAGCAATGGACAACAACCTAT CAAATGGAATTGCTTGTTCACATGCTTTCCGCGCGACACTCAGACATACTACAAAGGGAACATGCAGCCTTCGCCCCACCCTTTCTAGCAAAAATTATTCAGGACAACCATGTCGATTTCAGCAAGTCTAGAAAGAAAAACACTTTCGTCTGGGATGCTAATTTGGTCGACATTGTTCTCCTTCCCGGTCAGAAGTGGATGGAAGATGTCCACACAATCTACACTCCTATGCTCTGGAACGACTCTCACTGGGTGGGCCTAGCAATCAACCTAGACTTGGGGTTGGTTGAAATACTTGATCATATTCCTTCTTTATACGGCGTCAGGCGAGTCGCGAAGTTCATGAAGCCTTTGGTCGATTCTCTTCCTTACGTTGTCAAGAAAGTCGCTATGTGTGAGCATACCCAATTCCGTGGACTGAAGCCGTTTATGTGGAAACGCATTCCAGACCTGTACACAAACACTCGCTATGGTGACTGCGGACCTGTCAGTATGAAGTTCCTAGAGATGCACGCCCATGGTGACCCACCCCCTCAGATGAGCAGCATCACAGATTGCATTGTGGACAACATACGCAAGCAGTATGCGATGGACATCTACAAGACCATTGTCTTGCCTTCTTATTATGCTGCACGCTTCACTGATGCTTAG
- the LOC103833971 gene encoding uncharacterized protein At4g04775-like, which produces MSSSSSSSLSNTRSQTVGIPTICWCGSKLTTYGAQTKENLFRRFYRCKLGVQRKTEHYLFKWVDEAIVDEVNMAIQFDKAFIQLNSLIADKATSSGTNDNSTIATEDTLQSPNQPSDANNSRAQLINIAVAAIAVGTMAWIYAKITN; this is translated from the exons ATGAGCTCTTCCTCATCTTCCTCACTATCCAACACAAGGAGTCAAACTGTTGGCATCCCAACTATCTGTTGGTGTGGATCGAAGCTGACTACATACGGGGCTCAGACGAAGGAGAATCTCTTCCGAAGGTTTTACCGATGCAAATTAGGCGTACAA AGGAAAACAGAGCACTACTTGTTCAAATGGGTTGACGAGGCCATTGTTGACGAGGTTAACATG GCAATACAATTCGACAAAGCCTTCATTCAGCTCAATAGTCTGATTGCTGACAAAGCTACTAGCTCAGGGACAAACGACAACTCAACTATTGCCACAGAAGATACCCTACAGTCACCCAATCAGCCCTCCGATGCAAATAACTCTCGGGCACAACTTATCAACATTGCTGTTGCAGCCATTGCAGTCGGAACAATGGCATGGATTTACGCCAAGATCACTAACTAG
- the LOC103833970 gene encoding uncharacterized protein LOC103833970, which yields MGESHEGESSKDVGDSSYSAETEAEGTLEEDVEEIEVRPRGYDREFWEPLLGGDYGGSDAVNVVFNEDEIVEGLKKKTGPGSYFCDTGSAFDHYVEVGGQGGGEREAHMMKPEDCNPWNGGGSEDAVGGNMSAKPTRKLADIDDEEFDIPPMFDDTEYDAAEIPDMDVDVNDGQIVVEKVFGSKQDCQIALAIYAIKKQFKFTQTRTKVGSFVVECPDKRCEWRVTAHEIRGCGFYEIRKAQLDHICPIEFRQGYKSRATSRVIAAVYKAKFGDPGKAPVARDLQKLLLEDLRVNASYMKCYRAKDKAILSVRGSDEDAYLKLPEYLHMLKLANPGTIADLETDVDEDGDERFMYLFLAFGASISGFRKLRHVLVIDGTHLSGKYKGVLLTASGQDANFQIFPLAFVVVDSEDEDAWTWFLQKVERILWDSPTLAIISDRAVCISNAVSKIYPQAKHGACIVHLARNVNSRFSSKHLAQMVTAAAMAHMPKEYKELYAKIRATNSACGVYLGKIGVAKWSRANFTGERYNIMTSNIAKQLNKALLEGRGANIYELVKFIQRIMTRWFSARRKKSEKHRGAVSVEVDKEMTKNMATVKGSSINAVNNWTSQIVGKFSKSDKVMLAEKKCSCKYFDNIKIPCGHAMLAADGLGVPYDTLCGHWYKTTVWRETYARVISPEEDPRDVDIPEEVSSMVVYPPITKRQAGRRRKTRIPSTGEIRVPKKKLVQNRCGRCGGYGHNRTNCANPI from the exons atggGTGAAAGCCATGAAGGAGAAAGCAGCAAAGATGTGGGTGATAGTAGTTACAGTGCGGAGACCGAGGCAGAAGGAACTTTGGAAGAAGATGTGGAGGAGATAGAAGTGAGGCCAAGGGGTTATGACAGGGAGTTTTGGGAACCGCTTTTAGGTGGCGACTATGGTGGTTCCGATGCTGTTAATGTTGTGTTCAACGAGGATGAGATTGTTGAAGGGCTGAAGAAAAAGACAGGGCCAGGATCATACTTTTGTGATACCGGAAGTGCTTTTGACCACTATGTTGAGGTTGGTGGCCAAGGCGGAGGTGAAAGGGAAGCACACATGATGAAGCCAGAGGATTGTAATCCTTGGAATGGAGGCGGGAGTGAGGATGCTGTAGGTGGAAACATGAGCGCTAAACCAACACGTAAGCTTGCAGATATTGACGATGAGGAGTTTGACATCCCCCCAATGTTTGATGATACAGAATACGACGCTGCAGAAATCCCCGACATGGATGTTGATGTAAATGACGGCCAAATAGTTGTGGAGAAAGTGTTTGGTAGTAAGCAAGATTGTCAGATCGCTCTCGCGATATATGCAATTAAGAAGCAGTTCAAGTTTACTCAGACAAGGACGAAAGTTGGTTCTTTTGTGGTGGAGTGTCCAGATAAAAGGTGTGAATGGCGTGTGACAGCACATGAAATAAGGGGTTGTGGTTTCTATGAGATAAGGAAGGCGCAGCTTGATCATATCTGCCCCATTGAATTCAGACAGGGCTACAAGTCGAGAGCAACATCTCGGGTTATTGCAGCAGTGTACAAGGCAAAGTTCGGAGACCCGGGTAAGGCACCAGTGGCTCGTGATTTGCAGAAACTTCTTTTGGAGGACCTCCGTGTAAATGCCTCTTACATGAAGTGCTATAGGGCGAAGGACAAAGCAATATTAAGTGTGCGAGGGTCCGATGAGGACGCCTATTTGAAGCTGCCAGAGTATCTTCACATGCTCAAGCTTGCCAATCCTGGTACAATTGCTGATTTGGAGACAGATGTAGATGAAGATGGTGATGAACGTTTCATGTACTTGTTTCTCGCATTTGGTGCTTCCATCAGTGGGTTCAGGAAGCTAAGGCATGTTTTGGTGATAGATGGTACACATCTAAGTGGAAAGTATAAAGGTGTTTTGTTAACCGCCAGTGGTCAGGATGCAAATTTTCAGATCTTTCCTTTAGCATTTGTTGTTGTGGACAGTGAGGATGAGGATGCGTGGACATGGTTTTTGCAAAAAGTTGAGAGGATTTTGTGGGATTCTCCTACGCTTGCCATAATATCTGACAGGGCTGTTTGTATTTCCAATGCAGTGAGTAAGATTTATCCTCAAGCAAAGCATGGAGCTTGCATAGTTCATTTGGCTAGGAATGTGAACTCTAGGTTCTCTAGCAAACACTTAGCGCAAATGGTGACGGCTGCAGCGATGGCCCATATGCCTAAAGAGTACAAAGAACTCTATGCGAAGATCCGTGCCACTAACAGTGCATGCGGGGTATATCTTGGTAAGATTGGTGTTGCTAAATGGTCCCGCGCTAATTTCACCGGTGAAAGGTATAACATCATGACTAGCAATATTGCTAAGCAGCTGAACAAAGCGCTTTTGGAAGGGAGGGGGGCGAACATTTATGAGTTGGTAAAGTTTATTCAGAGGATAATGACGAGGTGGTTTAGTGCTAGGAGGAAAAAATCAGAGAAACACAGAGGGGCTGTGAGTGTGGAAGTGGACAAAGAGATGACAAAAAACATGGCAACTGTTAAAGGAAGTAGCATAAATGCTGTGAATAACTGGACGAGCCAGATAGTGGGAAAATTTAGCAAATCAGATAAGGTAATGCTTGCTGAGAAGAAGTGTAGTTGTAAGTATTTTGATAATATCAAAATTCCTTGCGGACATGCGATGCTGGCAGCGGACGGGCTTGGAGTGCCTTACGATACATTGTGCGGGCATTGGTACAAGACAACGGTGTGGCGAGAGACATATGCAAGGGTGATCAGTCCAGAGGAAGACCCAAGGGATGTTGACATACCTGAAGAGGTTAGTAGTATGGTTGTGTACCCTCCAATCACAAAAAGGCAAGCTGGACGTCGTCGCAAGACACGCATCCCATCGACTGGGGAGATACGG GTTCCAAAGAAGAAACTTGTGCAGAACAGGTGTGGTAGGTGTGGAGGGTATGGGCACAATCGCACGAACTGCGCCAACCCCATCTAA